A part of [Chlorobium] sp. 445 genomic DNA contains:
- the coxB gene encoding cytochrome c oxidase subunit II, translated as MNPKVSTSWVPPEASTVAREVDSLIVFIANASAILFVAVTLVSLYYLWKYRRKSEKPTFTSSISHNSRLEIIWTLIPTVLVIMIFFWGFSSYMDMRVIPANSMQIKITGKKWFWAFDYPNGTNSVNELVVPVGKPIKALISSTDVIHSFYVPAFRIKMDAVPNRYTTISFTPTQEGSFDIFCAEYCGTSHSGMIGKVHVKTEAEYRKWLEEAESGGKMAPEEFGAKLYVSKACATCHSIDGSANTGPTWKGIFGKKHKMADGSEVLVDENYIRQSILEPNAKVVAGYQPVMPTYQGLLKDKQIDALIEFIKTLK; from the coding sequence ATGAATCCAAAAGTATCAACCAGTTGGGTACCGCCTGAAGCCTCAACCGTTGCACGTGAAGTTGACTCACTGATTGTCTTCATTGCCAATGCAAGTGCAATTCTTTTCGTTGCCGTAACGCTGGTCTCACTGTATTACCTCTGGAAATATCGACGTAAAAGTGAAAAACCTACCTTCACATCTTCGATTTCGCATAACAGTCGCTTAGAAATTATTTGGACGCTGATTCCGACAGTGCTCGTCATTATGATTTTCTTCTGGGGATTCAGCTCCTATATGGATATGCGCGTGATACCTGCAAATTCCATGCAAATCAAAATAACAGGAAAAAAATGGTTCTGGGCGTTTGATTACCCGAACGGGACAAATAGTGTCAATGAACTTGTTGTGCCTGTTGGCAAACCCATCAAAGCACTGATTTCTTCCACAGATGTAATTCACAGTTTCTATGTGCCGGCATTTCGCATCAAGATGGACGCTGTGCCAAACCGCTACACGACCATTTCTTTCACACCGACACAGGAAGGATCGTTCGACATTTTCTGCGCCGAATACTGTGGCACAAGCCACTCTGGAATGATTGGCAAAGTGCATGTCAAGACCGAAGCAGAATACAGGAAATGGCTGGAAGAAGCTGAAAGCGGAGGCAAAATGGCACCTGAGGAGTTTGGTGCAAAACTCTATGTGTCCAAAGCCTGCGCGACTTGTCACAGCATTGATGGCAGCGCAAATACTGGTCCGACTTGGAAAGGCATTTTTGGCAAAAAGCATAAGATGGCAGATGGCTCAGAAGTCTTGGTCGATGAAAACTACATCCGCCAATCAATTCTTGAACCAAATGCGAAAGTGGTCGCAGGCTATCAGCCTGTAATGCCAACCTACCAAGGCTTATTGAAGGACAAACAAATTGATGCACTTATTGAATTCATCAAGACGCTTAAGTAA